Proteins encoded within one genomic window of Halobacteroides halobius DSM 5150:
- the rfbC gene encoding dTDP-4-dehydrorhamnose 3,5-epimerase, whose protein sequence is MSKFKKIETPIQDLYIIEPTVFGDHRGFFMESYNQREFAEIGMDMDFVQDNHSKSKKGTLRGLHFQTEHPQGKLVRAIKGQVYDVAVDLRAGSDTYGEYFGVVLSEENKKMFYIPEGFAHGFLALSDEAEFMYKTTDYYCPECDGGIIWNDNNINIDWPLKEYGLTEDDLLLSDKDKELPTLKESNYKF, encoded by the coding sequence ATGTCTAAGTTTAAAAAGATTGAGACTCCTATACAAGATTTATATATAATTGAACCAACTGTTTTTGGAGATCATAGAGGATTTTTTATGGAAAGTTATAATCAAAGGGAATTTGCAGAGATTGGTATGGATATGGATTTTGTTCAAGATAATCATTCTAAATCTAAAAAGGGAACTCTTAGAGGACTTCATTTTCAGACTGAACATCCTCAAGGTAAACTTGTTAGAGCTATTAAGGGACAAGTTTATGATGTAGCTGTTGATTTAAGAGCAGGCTCTGATACTTATGGAGAATATTTTGGAGTTGTTTTATCTGAAGAGAATAAAAAAATGTTTTATATTCCAGAAGGATTTGCTCATGGATTTTTGGCTTTAAGTGATGAAGCAGAATTTATGTATAAGACGACTGATTATTATTGTCCCGAGTGTGATGGTGGAATTATTTGGAATGATAATAATATAAATATAGATTGGCCATTAAAAGAGTACGGACTTACAGAAGATGATTTATTGCTTTCAGACAAGGATAAAGAGTTACCTACTCTTAAGGAATCAAATTATAAGTTTTAA
- the rfbA gene encoding glucose-1-phosphate thymidylyltransferase RfbA, translating into MKGIILAGGSGTRLYPLTKALSKQSLPVYDKPMIYYPLSTLMLSGIREILIISTPQHLPVYKEMLGDGNHIGLDISYKVQEEPKGLAHAFIIGEEFIGDDNVSLILGDNIFYGQNFSQILKRAASLEEGATIFGYYVKDPSSFGVVEFDDSGKVLSLEEKPDNPKSSYAVPGLYFYDNTVVEKAKEIEPSDRGELEITDINKLYLEEEQLMVEHFGRGMAWFDAGTHDGLLEAATFVEAIQKRQGLFIACLEEIAYRLGYINSEQLKELAQPLMKTNYGKYLSDIAQGNREFKYNSTLSEVAATKE; encoded by the coding sequence TTAGCAGGTGGTTCTGGAACTAGACTATATCCATTAACTAAAGCATTATCAAAACAGAGTTTACCAGTTTATGATAAGCCAATGATTTATTATCCATTATCAACATTAATGTTATCAGGCATAAGGGAGATACTTATTATTTCTACTCCACAACATTTACCGGTTTATAAAGAAATGTTAGGTGATGGAAACCATATAGGACTAGATATTTCTTATAAAGTACAAGAAGAACCAAAAGGATTAGCACATGCCTTTATAATTGGAGAAGAGTTTATTGGAGATGATAATGTATCTTTAATTCTTGGTGATAATATCTTCTATGGTCAAAACTTTAGTCAAATATTAAAAAGAGCTGCCTCTTTAGAAGAAGGAGCCACTATCTTTGGTTATTATGTAAAAGATCCAAGTAGTTTTGGTGTAGTAGAATTCGATGATAGTGGAAAAGTATTATCCTTAGAAGAAAAGCCAGATAATCCAAAATCAAGTTATGCAGTACCTGGATTATATTTTTACGATAATACAGTTGTGGAGAAGGCCAAAGAAATTGAACCTTCAGATAGAGGAGAACTTGAGATAACTGATATAAATAAGCTTTATTTAGAAGAAGAGCAGCTAATGGTAGAACATTTTGGTCGAGGTATGGCTTGGTTTGATGCAGGAACTCATGATGGATTATTAGAGGCTGCTACATTTGTAGAAGCTATTCAAAAGAGACAAGGACTTTTTATAGCTTGTCTAGAAGAAATAGCTTATAGATTAGGTTATATTAATTCTGAGCAACTAAAAGAATTAGCTCAACCATTGATGAAGACTAATTATGGTAAATATTTATCTGATATTGCTCAAGGGAATAGAGAGTTTAAATATAATTCTACATTATCAGAGGTAGCAGCAACTAAAGAGTAG